One segment of Vagococcus martis DNA contains the following:
- the rpoE gene encoding DNA-directed RNA polymerase subunit delta: MEIKAFEGVNKDELSMIEVAHAILNQRGDIIDFSDLVNEIQNYLEKADSEIRDILPQFYTDLNIDGSFISLGDNRWGLRSWYPIDSIDEEVSGVDEDEEETPRRKKRKKVNAFIGMDDDAIDYNDDDPEDLDLVDHDEDDDELYEDEEDETKEIKEYTTDLSEIGADNDVDDDVPEGVEEDLTIVEEDDLYEDDDEDEEEL, encoded by the coding sequence TTGGAAATTAAAGCTTTTGAGGGCGTAAATAAAGATGAATTATCGATGATTGAAGTTGCACATGCAATTTTAAATCAACGTGGAGACATCATTGATTTTAGTGATTTAGTAAATGAAATCCAAAACTACTTAGAAAAAGCAGATAGTGAAATTCGTGACATTTTGCCGCAATTTTATACAGACTTAAACATTGACGGAAGTTTCATTTCTTTAGGAGATAATCGTTGGGGCTTACGTAGTTGGTATCCAATCGATTCAATTGACGAAGAAGTTTCTGGTGTGGATGAAGATGAAGAAGAAACACCACGTCGTAAAAAACGTAAAAAAGTTAATGCATTTATCGGAATGGACGATGATGCGATTGATTATAACGATGATGATCCAGAAGACTTAGACTTAGTTGATCATGATGAAGATGATGATGAGTTGTATGAAGATGAAGAAGATGAAACAAAAGAAATCAAAGAATACACCACTGATTTATCAGAAATCGGTGCTGACAATGACGTTGATGACGACGTGCCAGAAGGTGTGGAAGAAGATTTAACTATCGTTGAAGAAGATGATTTGTACGAAGACGACGATGAAGACGAAGAAGAATTATAG
- a CDS encoding DUF1622 domain-containing protein translates to MIHEVVDAIIFVLNAFSVIILLVGVAKAIIDFIKNEVGGGTREEISVRNNGIKRYLGSYILLSLEVLIASDIIETILNPSTQDIVILGGIVVIRTAISYFLGKEIEQTHKEKG, encoded by the coding sequence ATGATACATGAAGTAGTGGATGCGATTATTTTTGTACTAAATGCTTTTTCAGTGATCATTCTATTAGTCGGCGTAGCCAAAGCAATTATTGACTTTATTAAAAATGAAGTTGGTGGTGGCACTCGAGAAGAAATTTCAGTTAGAAACAACGGCATAAAACGTTATCTGGGCTCATATATTTTATTAAGTTTAGAAGTGCTTATAGCATCAGATATAATTGAAACCATTCTAAATCCATCGACACAAGATATTGTCATTCTTGGAGGGATAGTTGTGATACGCACAGCTATATCATATTTTTTAGGGAAAGAAATTGAACAAACACATAAGGAGAAAGGGTAA
- a CDS encoding aldehyde dehydrogenase family protein — protein MTIVNDIYKEYELFINGEWTKGVKGETIDSFSPVNGEKIGTFVDAVDADVDAAVVAAQQALPAWRDWSLVDRSNLLLKIADVIDENMEHLAYVESIDNGKPIRETKTVDVPLSADHFRYFAGVIRSEEGSAQALDKDTLTLILREPIGVVGQIIPWNFPILMAAWKLAPALAAGNTIVIHPSSSTSLSLLELTRLIGPMLPKGVLNVITGKGSKSGDYMLRHEGFNKLAFTGSTEVGYKVARAAADKLIPATLELGGKSANIFFDDMPFEKAVEGAQLGILFNQGQVCCAGSRIFVQEGIYDKFVSELKEKFEAVVVGDALDENVQMGAQVNEGQVNKILEAVELGRKEGATILTGGKRLDGDLGKGCYVAPTLLTDVTNDMEVAQEEIFGPVAVVIKFKTIDDVIQMANDSEYGLGGGVWTKNINTALKVSRGMETGRVWVNTYNQIPAGAPFGGYKKSGIGRETHKAILDAYSQFKNIYIDTKEAGFNLY, from the coding sequence ATGACAATTGTTAATGACATATACAAAGAATATGAGTTGTTTATTAATGGTGAATGGACAAAAGGTGTTAAGGGTGAGACAATTGACAGTTTTTCACCAGTAAACGGTGAAAAAATTGGAACATTCGTGGATGCAGTGGATGCAGATGTTGATGCAGCAGTAGTAGCTGCTCAACAAGCATTGCCAGCTTGGCGTGATTGGTCACTTGTGGATAGAAGTAATCTATTATTAAAAATTGCAGATGTCATTGATGAGAATATGGAGCATTTAGCCTATGTAGAGTCTATTGATAACGGCAAACCAATTCGTGAGACTAAAACGGTTGATGTGCCACTTAGTGCAGATCATTTTAGATACTTTGCAGGTGTTATTCGTAGTGAGGAAGGATCAGCACAAGCGTTAGATAAAGATACCTTAACACTTATCTTAAGAGAACCAATTGGTGTAGTGGGACAAATTATTCCATGGAATTTTCCAATTCTTATGGCAGCATGGAAATTAGCTCCAGCATTAGCTGCAGGTAATACAATTGTCATCCATCCATCATCTTCAACATCATTAAGTTTACTAGAATTAACTAGATTGATTGGTCCCATGTTACCAAAAGGTGTGTTAAATGTGATAACAGGTAAAGGATCTAAGTCAGGAGATTACATGTTACGACATGAAGGATTTAACAAGTTAGCCTTTACCGGATCAACAGAAGTTGGGTATAAAGTTGCTCGAGCTGCAGCAGATAAATTAATTCCAGCAACACTAGAGCTAGGTGGAAAATCAGCAAATATTTTCTTTGATGATATGCCATTTGAAAAGGCAGTTGAAGGAGCACAACTTGGTATTTTATTTAACCAAGGGCAAGTATGTTGTGCAGGCTCTAGAATTTTTGTTCAAGAGGGAATCTATGACAAATTTGTTTCTGAATTGAAAGAAAAATTTGAAGCTGTCGTGGTTGGAGATGCTTTGGATGAAAATGTCCAAATGGGAGCTCAAGTAAATGAAGGTCAAGTTAATAAAATTTTAGAAGCAGTAGAATTAGGTCGTAAAGAAGGTGCCACGATTTTAACAGGTGGAAAACGTCTTGATGGTGATTTAGGTAAAGGATGTTATGTGGCACCAACATTATTAACTGACGTAACAAATGACATGGAAGTCGCACAAGAAGAAATATTTGGCCCTGTGGCTGTTGTGATCAAGTTTAAAACAATTGATGACGTGATTCAAATGGCAAATGATTCTGAATACGGTTTAGGTGGTGGTGTTTGGACTAAAAATATTAACACAGCTCTTAAAGTGAGTCGTGGTATGGAGACAGGTCGTGTTTGGGTCAATACATATAATCAAATTCCTGCCGGAGCACCATTTGGTGGCTATAAAAAATCTGGTATTGGTCGTGAGACGCATAAAGCTATCCTTGATGCGTATAGTCAATTTAAAAATATTTACATTGACACAAAAGAAGCTGGATTCAATCTTTATTAA
- a CDS encoding class II fructose-bisphosphate aldolase, protein MALVSATEMLKKAKEGKYAVGAFNTNNLEWTKAILQGAQESNSPVMIQTSMGAAKYMGGYQVCYDLVKDLIDSMGITVPVALHLDHGEYEDALKCIEIGYTSVMFDGSHLPFEENLEKAKDVVAKAHAKGVSVECEVGSIGGEEDGVIGSGELADPAECKAMSETGIDFLAAGIGNIHGSYPENWAGLSFDRLAEIAEVIDGKPMVLHGGSGIPLDQIQKAISLGVSKINVNTECQEVFAAATRKYIEEGKDLEGKGFDPRKLLAPGTTAVTELVKERIQWFGSNGKA, encoded by the coding sequence ATGGCATTAGTATCAGCAACAGAAATGTTAAAAAAAGCTAAAGAGGGTAAATACGCAGTCGGTGCATTCAATACAAACAACTTAGAATGGACTAAAGCTATCTTACAAGGTGCACAAGAATCTAATTCTCCAGTAATGATTCAAACTTCTATGGGAGCTGCAAAATATATGGGTGGCTACCAAGTATGTTACGATTTAGTTAAAGACTTAATTGACTCAATGGGAATTACAGTTCCAGTAGCATTACACTTAGACCATGGTGAATATGAAGATGCATTAAAATGTATCGAAATTGGTTACACATCTGTAATGTTTGATGGTTCTCACTTACCATTTGAAGAAAACTTAGAAAAAGCAAAAGATGTTGTTGCTAAAGCTCACGCTAAAGGTGTTTCAGTAGAGTGTGAAGTTGGATCAATCGGTGGAGAAGAAGATGGCGTTATTGGTTCTGGTGAATTAGCAGACCCAGCTGAATGTAAAGCAATGTCTGAAACAGGTATTGATTTCTTAGCTGCAGGTATTGGTAACATCCATGGTTCTTATCCAGAAAACTGGGCAGGTTTAAGCTTTGATCGTTTAGCTGAAATTGCTGAAGTTATCGACGGAAAACCAATGGTATTACATGGTGGATCTGGTATTCCATTAGATCAAATCCAAAAAGCAATCTCTTTAGGCGTGTCAAAAATCAACGTTAATACTGAATGTCAAGAAGTATTTGCAGCTGCAACACGTAAATACATTGAAGAAGGTAAAGACTTAGAAGGTAAAGGCTTTGACCCTCGTAAATTATTAGCTCCAGGTACTACTGCAGTAACTGAGTTAGTTAAAGAACGTATCCAATGGTTTGGATCAAACGGTAAAGCATAG
- a CDS encoding UDP-N-acetylglucosamine 1-carboxyvinyltransferase, whose amino-acid sequence MKKLVINGGKKLKGTVTISGAKNSAVALIPAAILADSPVILEGVPDIKDVHSLKEILELMGVEVTFENHTMTIDPTKMVSIPMPSGKINSLRASYYFMGALLGKFGEGVVGLPGGCYLGPRPIDLHIKGFESLGATVTSEHGATYLKSPNGLEGTRIYMDMVSIGATINVMLAAVKAKGRTVIENAAREPEIIDVATLLNNMGAKIRGAGTNEIRIDGVDELKGCRHSIIPDRIEAGTYLAMAAACGDGVVVQNVIYEHLESFISKLDEMDVPMTIREDSIEVHPTKQLKPINVTTVPYPGFATDLQQPITPLLLKANGKSIVTDTIYEQRVNHIPELVRMGADASVEGKMIVLNGQEELELVGADVTASDLRAGACLVTAGLMASGTTRISNVDNILRGYDNIIEKLTNLGADIRMEEGTDKEG is encoded by the coding sequence ATGAAAAAATTAGTTATAAATGGTGGAAAAAAATTAAAGGGAACAGTCACAATTAGTGGAGCTAAAAATAGTGCTGTTGCATTAATTCCAGCTGCAATTTTAGCTGACTCACCTGTTATTTTAGAAGGTGTTCCTGATATTAAAGATGTGCATTCATTAAAAGAAATATTAGAACTTATGGGAGTCGAGGTGACATTTGAAAATCACACGATGACAATTGATCCAACTAAAATGGTATCAATTCCGATGCCAAGTGGAAAAATCAATAGCTTGCGAGCATCTTATTATTTTATGGGGGCTTTGCTTGGAAAATTTGGTGAAGGTGTTGTTGGTCTTCCAGGTGGTTGTTATTTAGGACCAAGGCCTATTGATTTACATATCAAAGGATTTGAGTCGCTTGGAGCAACTGTAACAAGTGAACATGGAGCAACTTATTTAAAATCACCAAATGGCTTAGAAGGCACACGTATTTATATGGATATGGTGTCGATTGGTGCAACCATTAATGTGATGTTAGCTGCAGTAAAAGCAAAAGGACGCACTGTGATTGAAAATGCTGCTAGAGAACCTGAAATTATTGATGTGGCAACTCTGCTTAATAATATGGGTGCAAAAATTCGTGGAGCTGGGACAAATGAAATTCGTATTGATGGCGTGGATGAACTAAAAGGATGTCGTCATTCAATTATTCCAGACCGAATTGAAGCCGGAACATACTTAGCGATGGCAGCGGCATGTGGTGACGGTGTTGTCGTACAAAATGTTATTTATGAGCATTTAGAGAGTTTTATTTCCAAATTAGATGAAATGGACGTACCGATGACGATTCGCGAAGATAGTATTGAAGTCCATCCAACCAAACAGTTAAAACCAATTAACGTAACCACTGTACCATATCCAGGATTTGCCACAGATTTACAACAACCAATAACACCTCTATTACTAAAAGCCAATGGAAAAAGTATCGTGACAGATACCATATATGAGCAACGAGTAAATCACATTCCTGAATTAGTTCGAATGGGTGCTGATGCTAGTGTGGAAGGTAAAATGATTGTCTTGAATGGACAAGAAGAGTTAGAGCTTGTTGGGGCAGATGTTACGGCGAGTGATTTACGAGCTGGAGCTTGTTTAGTAACTGCTGGACTGATGGCAAGTGGGACAACACGTATATCTAATGTTGATAATATTTTAAGAGGGTATGATAACATTATTGAAAAATTAACAAATCTAGGTGCTGATATTCGGATGGAAGAAGGCACAGATAAAGAGGGATAA
- the rho gene encoding transcription termination factor Rho — protein sequence MRDYLTMGELEHKTLKEIYAYAKDFKIPYYSQMNKKELSLAVIRAQAEKQGFFMVEGVLDIVSNDGYGFLRPINYTPSKEDIYISSSQIRRFGLRNGDKVSGKARPPKESERYYGLMHVETVNGRNPEDAKQRPHFPALTALYPDSQIVLETTKTDLSTRMMDLFAPVGFGQRGLIVAPPKAGKTSVIKEIANGISKNYPDVELIVLLIDERPEEVTDIERSVDGEVVSSTFDQMPENHTRVVELVLDRALRLVEDKRDVVILMDSITRLARAYNLVIPPSGRTLSGGIDPAAFYKPKRFFGAARNIEEGGSLTILATALVDTGSRMDDVIYEEFKGTGNMELHLSRELSERRVFPAIDIKRSGTRREELLMSPEHLEEIWKLRRHMKGDSINTTNQLLNFLKKTKNNTTFFESFRDVSFLKK from the coding sequence ATGCGCGATTATTTAACGATGGGTGAGTTAGAACATAAGACCCTAAAAGAAATTTATGCTTATGCAAAAGATTTTAAAATACCTTATTATAGTCAAATGAATAAAAAAGAATTATCTTTAGCAGTTATTCGTGCACAAGCTGAAAAACAAGGTTTTTTTATGGTGGAAGGTGTCTTAGATATTGTATCGAATGATGGTTATGGCTTTTTAAGGCCGATTAACTATACGCCTAGTAAAGAAGATATCTACATCTCATCTTCGCAAATTAGACGGTTTGGTTTACGTAATGGGGACAAAGTATCAGGAAAAGCAAGACCACCAAAAGAGTCGGAACGTTATTATGGATTAATGCACGTTGAAACAGTTAATGGAAGAAACCCAGAAGATGCAAAACAACGTCCACATTTTCCTGCATTAACAGCTCTTTATCCGGATAGTCAAATTGTTTTAGAAACCACTAAAACAGATCTTTCTACACGAATGATGGACTTATTCGCACCGGTTGGCTTTGGCCAGCGAGGTCTAATTGTTGCACCACCAAAAGCAGGGAAAACAAGTGTCATTAAGGAAATTGCTAACGGTATTTCTAAAAATTATCCAGATGTTGAATTGATTGTGTTATTAATAGACGAACGACCTGAAGAAGTAACGGACATTGAAAGAAGTGTTGATGGAGAAGTAGTTTCTTCTACTTTTGATCAAATGCCTGAAAATCATACACGTGTCGTTGAGTTAGTCCTTGACAGAGCATTAAGGTTAGTTGAGGATAAACGTGATGTTGTGATTTTAATGGATAGTATTACGCGTTTGGCAAGAGCATACAACTTAGTTATACCACCAAGTGGACGCACACTCAGTGGGGGGATTGATCCTGCAGCATTTTATAAACCAAAACGTTTCTTTGGAGCTGCACGAAATATTGAAGAAGGCGGCAGCTTAACTATTCTGGCGACCGCTTTAGTTGATACAGGAAGTCGAATGGATGATGTTATCTATGAAGAATTCAAAGGAACAGGTAATATGGAGCTCCATTTATCTAGGGAATTATCTGAAAGACGAGTGTTCCCAGCGATTGATATCAAACGTTCTGGCACAAGACGTGAAGAATTGTTAATGTCACCTGAACATTTAGAAGAGATATGGAAATTACGCCGTCATATGAAAGGTGATTCAATTAATACAACCAATCAGCTATTGAACTTTTTAAAGAAAACAAAAAATAATACGACATTTTTTGAGTCATTTAGAGATGTTTCTTTTTTAAAAAAATAA